One window of the Spea bombifrons isolate aSpeBom1 chromosome 8, aSpeBom1.2.pri, whole genome shotgun sequence genome contains the following:
- the ERCC2 gene encoding general transcription and DNA repair factor IIH helicase subunit XPD: protein MKLNIDGLLVYFPYEYIYPEQFSYMLELKRTLDAKGHGVLEMPSGTGKTVSLLSLIVAYQRTYPLEVTKLIYCSRTVPELEKVMEELRKLIEYTQSQTGEKLNFLALALSSRKNLCVNPEVSALRFGKEIDGRCHSLTASFVREQRHREPGMPSCRFYEEFDAIGRQTPLPPGVYNLDDLRVLGRQRGWCPYFLARHALSQCNVIVYSYHYLLDPKIADLVSRELAKKSVVVFDEAHNIDNVCIDSMSVTITRRTLERCQNNIETLSTALEKIKETDERKLREEYTRLVEGLREATVARETDVYLSNPVLPNEILQEAVPGCIRNGLHFLGFLRRLVGYIKSRLRSGHVTQEGPAAFLRDLYEKVCIERKPMRFCAERLRSLTRTLEIADITDLSPLTLITNFATLVSTYTKGFMIIIEPFEDRTPSISNPVLHFSCLDASLAIKPVFQRFQSVIITSGTLSPLDIYPKILDFRPVTMATFTMTLARVCLCPMVVSRGNDQVAMSSKFETREDLAVMRNYGNLLLEMSAVVPDGIVCFFTSYQYMENIVASWYEQGILDNIERNKLIFIETQDGAETSVALEKYQEACENGRGAILLSVARGKVSEGIDFVHHYGRAVIMFGVPYVYTQSRILKARLQFLRDQFNLRENDFLTFDAMRHAAQCVGRAIRGKTDYGIMLFADKRYARADKRGKLPLWIQEHLTDANLNLTVDECIHMSRHFLRDMAQPFRREDQLGLSLLTLEQLQSEEMLQKIQEIAHQV, encoded by the exons ATGAA GTTAAATATAGATGGATTGCTGGTGTACTTCCCCTATGAATACATATATCCAGAACAGTTCTCCTATATGCTGGAGCTCAAGAGGACTCTGGACGCTAAG GGTCATGGGGTCCTGGAGATGCCATCGGGGACGGGGAAGACCGTCTCTCTGCTGTCACTAATAGTGGCGTATCAGAGG ACGTACCCGCTAGAAGTTACCAAGTTAATATACTGCTCCAGGACTGTTCCAGAGCTTGAGAAG GTTATGGAGGAGCTGAGGAAGCTGATTGAGTACACGCAATCCCAAACCGGGGAGAAACTCAACTTTTTGGCCCTGGCTTTGAGTTCCAGGAAAAACCTGTGTGTGAATCCAGAG GTCAGCGCTCTGCGATTCGGAAAAGAGATAGACGGACGTTGTCACAGTCTAACCGCCTCCTTCGTGCGAGAGCAGAGACACAGAGAACCCGGCATGCCCTCCTGTCGCTTCTATGAG GAATTCGATGCCATCGGCAGACAGACTCCGCTACCCCCTGGGGTATATAACCTGGATGACCTCAGGGTATTAGGGCGACAGCGAGGTTGGTGTCCGTACTTCCTCGCCCGACATGCG TTGTCGCAGTGCAATGTGATTGTGTACAGCTATCACTACCTACTGGACCCTAAAATTGCTGACCTCGTCTCTCGGGAACTCGCCAAGAAGTCTGTAGTTGTCTTTGACGAGGCGCACAATATCG ATAATGTCTGCATCGACTCCATGAGCGTCACCATCACGCGAAGAACGCTCGAGCGCTGTCAGAATAACATCGAGACACTCAGCACGGCTTTAGAGAA AATTAAAGAAACCGATGAACGAAAGCTTAGGGAGGAATATACCCGGTTGGTGGAGGGTCTGCGGGAGGCCACGGTGGCCCGAGAGACAGATGTCTACCTCTCCAATCCCGTGTTACCCAATGAGATCCTGCAAG AGGCTGTTCCGGGCTGTATTCGTAACGGCTTACACTTTCTGGGCTTTCTGCGGAGGCTGGTGGGTTACATCAAATCTCGTCTCCGCTCGGGTCATGTGACGCAGGAGGGCCCTGCCGCTTTCCTGCGAGACCTCTATGAGAAAGTGTGCATCGAGCGGAAGCCGATGAG GTTCTGCGCGGAGCGGCTGCGTTCTCTCACTCGCACCCTGGAGATCGCGGACATCACAGACCTGTCTCCTCTCACCCTCATCACCAACTTCGCCACGCTCGTGAGCACGTACACCAAAG GTTTTATGATCATCATCGAGCCGTTTGAAGACAGAACCCCTAGTATCAGTAACCCCGTGCTACACTTCAG CTGCCTGGACGCGTCCCTCGCTATTAAGCCTGTTTTCCAGAGGTTTCAATCGGTCATCATCACATCTGGG ACCCTCTCCCCATTGGATATTTACCCGAAAATCCTGGACTTCCGGCCCGTTACTATGGCAACCTTCACCATGACCCTGGCTCGCGTTTGCTTGTGTCCTATG GTTGTGAGCCGGGGGAATGATCAGGTCGCCATGAGCTCCAAGTTCGAGACCAGGGAAGATCTGG CTGTGATGCGCAATTATGGGAACCTTCTCCTGGAGATGTCTGCCGTGGTCCCCGACGGCATCGTGTGTTTCTTCACCAGTTACCAGTACATGGAGAACATCGTGGCCTCGTGGTATGAGCAG GGAATATTGGACAACATCGAGCGGAACAAACTCATCTTCATCGAGACGCAGGACGGAGCGGAGACCAGCGTGGCGTTGGAGAAATACCAGGAG GCTTGTGAGAACGGCCGGGGGGCGATCCTGTTATCCGTGGCTCGCGGGAAAGTGTCCGAGGGAATTGATTTTG TGCATCATTACGGTCGGGCCGTTATAATGTTTGGCGTCCCgtatgtatatacacagagCCGGATACTGAAG GCTCGACTGCAGTTCCTACGGGACCAGTTTAACCTGCGCGAAAATGACTTCTTGACGTTTGATGCTATGAGGCACGCCGCTCAGTGCGTGGGTCGCGCCATTCGCGGCAAGACGGACTACGGGATCATGTTATTTGCAGACAAG AGATATGCCCGTGCTGACAAGCGAGGAAAGTTACCCCTGTGGATCCAGGAACATCTGACCGATGCCAACCTGAACCTCACGGTGGACGAATGCATCCACATGTCCAGACATTTTCTCAGAGACATGGCCCAGCCATTCCGGAGG GAGGACCAGCTAGGATTGTCTCTTCTGACTCTAGAACAGCTGCAGTCGGAAGAGATGCTACAGAAAATCCAGGAGATCGCTCACCAGGTGTGA